The Streptomyces aurantiacus genome includes a region encoding these proteins:
- the lipB gene encoding lipoyl(octanoyl) transferase LipB, whose amino-acid sequence MSELRFVRMGFGADAVEYQEAWDEQRRVHAARFQDEVPDTCLLLEHQPVYTAGRRTADSERPLDGTPVVDVDRGGKITWHGPGQLVGYPIQKLPRPVDVVAHLRRLEDAMIRVCAEFGVETSRVEGRAGVWVLGDPVAERPSLGGLSLDFDPRLADEEFDPRLDGPEYAPSNAGQRREDRKICAVGIRVAKGVTMHGFALNVNPDVASFDKIIPCGIRDAGVTSLAHELGRDLTIAEVLPVAERHLADVLGNAELRPRAVAV is encoded by the coding sequence GTGAGTGAGCTGCGGTTCGTCCGCATGGGTTTCGGTGCGGACGCCGTCGAGTACCAGGAGGCCTGGGACGAGCAGCGACGTGTCCACGCGGCCCGCTTCCAGGACGAGGTTCCCGACACGTGCCTGCTCCTGGAGCACCAGCCGGTCTACACGGCCGGCCGGCGCACGGCGGACAGCGAGCGGCCCCTCGACGGCACGCCCGTCGTCGACGTGGACAGGGGCGGGAAGATCACCTGGCACGGTCCGGGCCAGCTGGTCGGCTACCCGATCCAGAAGCTTCCGCGCCCTGTGGACGTCGTCGCCCATCTCCGGCGCCTGGAGGACGCGATGATCCGTGTGTGCGCGGAGTTCGGCGTCGAGACCAGCCGGGTGGAGGGGCGGGCCGGTGTCTGGGTCCTCGGTGACCCCGTGGCCGAGCGGCCGTCCCTCGGCGGGCTCTCCCTCGACTTCGACCCCCGGCTGGCCGACGAGGAGTTCGACCCGCGGCTGGACGGGCCCGAGTACGCACCCTCCAACGCCGGTCAGCGGCGCGAGGACCGCAAGATCTGCGCCGTGGGGATCCGGGTCGCCAAGGGGGTCACGATGCACGGCTTCGCTCTCAACGTGAACCCTGACGTGGCGAGCTTCGACAAGATCATTCCCTGTGGGATCCGTGATGCGGGGGTCACGTCGCTCGCGCACGAGCTGGGACGTGACCTGACCATCGCGGAGGTGCTGCCCGTCGCCGAGCGGCACCTGGCGGACGTCCTCGGCAACGCGGAGCTCCGGCCGCGGGCCGTGGCCGTGTAG
- a CDS encoding regulator produces the protein MTERPAQRTPNRQLAALIAEAGFSNAGLARRVDQLGLEHGLDLRYDKTSVTRWLRGQQPRGTTPALIAEVFTRRLGRRLSAQDLGLDACAPVYAGLEFAATPEEAVDIVGGLWRKDSGSHAELRKIAFTPAGLVVPSRDWLIGRADDRVSRGDPAAARIPVQGRPAAPKFPPALEGAGPASRQRTTAERGPGQRVTAGDIAALRSVGELFRALDNTYGGGHARQALVRYLEHELEPMLRGTYGEQAGRRLFAAASDLTRLAGWTSYDIAAHGLAQRYFVQALRLSQAAGDRAYGSYVLVTMSRQAVYLGHGREAVQLARVAQQGVGSSAPPVVQALLYAVEARGHGVLGEVRAATASLVRAERALETARPGDEVPYWARFFDEAQLADEFGHCHRDLQQYRAAAQHAERSLQLRAPGYARSRLFCRVVLASARLGLGELDQACQLGAEAAAQASEMRSVRALEYVRDFERRLEPYKDAVPVRGYRDKVASLG, from the coding sequence ATGACGGAACGACCCGCGCAGCGCACCCCCAACCGTCAGCTCGCCGCACTTATCGCAGAAGCGGGGTTCTCCAACGCGGGGCTCGCCCGTCGAGTGGACCAGCTCGGCCTCGAACACGGTCTCGATCTGAGATACGACAAGACATCAGTGACCCGGTGGCTGCGCGGGCAGCAGCCCCGGGGCACCACACCGGCGCTCATCGCCGAGGTGTTCACCCGCCGCCTCGGCCGCCGGCTCAGCGCGCAGGACCTCGGGCTCGACGCCTGCGCGCCGGTCTACGCGGGACTCGAGTTCGCCGCCACGCCCGAGGAGGCCGTCGACATCGTCGGCGGGCTGTGGCGCAAGGACTCGGGCAGCCACGCGGAACTGCGCAAGATCGCGTTCACCCCGGCGGGACTCGTCGTCCCCAGCCGCGACTGGCTGATCGGCCGGGCCGACGACCGGGTGAGCCGCGGCGACCCCGCTGCGGCGCGCATCCCCGTACAGGGCCGCCCGGCCGCCCCGAAGTTCCCGCCCGCGCTCGAAGGGGCGGGGCCCGCCTCCCGGCAGCGCACCACCGCCGAGCGCGGGCCGGGGCAGCGGGTGACCGCGGGCGACATCGCGGCGCTGCGATCGGTCGGCGAACTCTTCCGCGCGCTCGACAACACCTACGGGGGAGGGCACGCCCGGCAGGCCCTCGTGCGGTACCTGGAGCACGAGCTGGAGCCGATGCTGCGCGGCACGTACGGCGAGCAGGCGGGTCGTCGCCTGTTCGCGGCGGCGTCCGACCTGACCCGGCTGGCGGGCTGGACCTCGTACGACATCGCCGCGCACGGACTGGCACAGCGGTACTTCGTGCAGGCGCTGCGGCTGTCGCAGGCGGCGGGGGACCGGGCGTACGGCTCGTACGTGCTCGTGACGATGAGCCGGCAGGCCGTCTATCTCGGGCACGGCCGGGAGGCGGTCCAGCTGGCCCGCGTCGCCCAGCAGGGCGTGGGCTCCTCCGCGCCGCCCGTCGTCCAGGCGCTGCTGTACGCGGTCGAGGCGCGCGGGCACGGCGTGCTCGGCGAGGTGCGGGCGGCCACGGCCTCGCTGGTGCGGGCCGAGCGGGCGCTGGAGACGGCCCGGCCCGGGGACGAAGTCCCGTACTGGGCGCGGTTCTTCGACGAGGCGCAGCTCGCGGACGAGTTCGGGCACTGCCACCGGGACCTCCAGCAGTACCGGGCGGCCGCGCAGCACGCCGAGCGCTCCCTGCAGCTGCGCGCTCCGGGGTACGCGCGCAGCCGTCTCTTCTGCCGCGTGGTCCTGGCCTCGGCCAGGCTCGGTCTCGGCGAGCTCGACCAGGCCTGCCAGCTGGGCGCGGAGGCGGCGGCGCAGGCATCGGAGATGCGGTCGGTGCGGGCGCTGGAGTACGTACGTGACTTCGAGCGGCGGCTCGAACCGTACAAGGACGCGGTGCCGGTGCGGGGGTATCGCGACAAGGTCGCCTCTCTCGGCTGA
- a CDS encoding NAD(P)/FAD-dependent oxidoreductase, protein MIEPANQADVVIVGAGVAGLSAAHRLNSAGVTTVVLEGAPCVGGRMTTEKVDGFRLDRIGRFLSTSYPELRLTPGLDALVLRPFAPGVLVHAEGRVHRAGEPASAGGARGALDAARAFVSPPRRVRQISAAIAPPVSRAFPPLGGSLDQARLAAALGRIATVPVGRLLARPERPAGQALAARGMPARTVEGFLRPLLAALLCDPDLTSSSRCGDLALRAFASGRLCIPEGGADMLPELLAGALPPGTVRTGVRVTSVSTTSVTTAEHGELRCRAVLVATGARDAAELLPGLRVPPLHPVTVVHHTADEPPLTDAALLLDADRRGPVAHTAVVSQVDPSRAPVGRALVSSTILGPPPADLDRTVRAHLAALYGTATHRWELLAVHHTPDAVPAMLPPHDLLRPVRLLAGLYVCGDHRDTSTVQGALHSGHRAAAALLADLGVDSASEATPLPASSAAAA, encoded by the coding sequence GTGATTGAGCCCGCTAATCAGGCGGACGTCGTCATCGTGGGGGCCGGGGTCGCGGGACTCTCCGCCGCCCATCGGCTGAACAGCGCAGGTGTGACGACCGTGGTCCTGGAAGGCGCCCCCTGCGTGGGCGGCCGTATGACGACCGAGAAGGTGGACGGTTTCCGTCTCGACCGCATCGGCCGGTTCCTCTCGACGTCGTACCCGGAGCTGCGGCTGACCCCGGGCCTCGACGCCCTCGTCCTGCGCCCGTTCGCCCCCGGTGTCCTCGTCCACGCCGAGGGGCGTGTGCACCGTGCGGGTGAGCCCGCGAGCGCCGGGGGCGCAAGGGGCGCACTCGATGCGGCACGCGCCTTCGTGAGCCCCCCGCGAAGGGTTCGGCAGATATCCGCGGCCATCGCTCCGCCCGTGTCGCGGGCCTTCCCCCCGCTCGGGGGCTCACTCGACCAGGCCCGGCTGGCCGCGGCCCTCGGCCGGATCGCGACGGTCCCCGTGGGGCGGCTGCTGGCCCGGCCCGAGCGGCCCGCGGGACAGGCGCTTGCAGCCCGCGGCATGCCCGCCCGGACGGTCGAGGGGTTTCTGCGCCCGCTCCTCGCCGCGCTGCTCTGCGATCCGGATCTGACGTCGTCCAGCCGGTGTGGCGACCTCGCCCTCCGGGCCTTCGCCTCGGGCCGGCTGTGCATCCCGGAGGGCGGCGCCGACATGCTGCCGGAGCTGCTCGCGGGGGCCCTGCCGCCCGGGACGGTCCGCACCGGCGTGCGGGTCACCTCCGTCTCGACGACCTCCGTGACGACGGCCGAGCACGGTGAACTGCGGTGCCGGGCCGTCCTGGTGGCGACCGGGGCCCGCGACGCCGCAGAGCTGCTGCCCGGCCTGCGGGTGCCGCCGCTGCATCCGGTGACGGTGGTGCACCACACGGCGGACGAGCCGCCCCTGACGGACGCGGCGCTGCTCCTGGACGCCGACCGCCGGGGCCCGGTGGCCCATACAGCGGTCGTCAGCCAGGTCGACCCGTCCCGCGCCCCCGTGGGCCGCGCCCTGGTCTCGTCCACGATCCTGGGGCCGCCGCCCGCCGATCTGGACCGGACGGTGCGGGCGCACCTGGCCGCGCTCTACGGCACCGCCACACACCGGTGGGAGCTGCTCGCGGTCCACCACACGCCCGACGCGGTGCCCGCGATGCTGCCGCCGCACGACCTGCTGCGCCCGGTGCGCCTGCTGGCGGGCCTGTACGTCTGCGGCGACCACCGCGACACCAGCACGGTCCAGGGAGCCCTGCACTCGGGTCACCGGGCCGCGGCGGCCCTCCTGGCCGATCTCGGCGTCGACTCGGCATCAGAGGCGACACCGTTACCGGCCTCCTCCGCCGCAGCCGCGTAG
- a CDS encoding TIGR01777 family oxidoreductase, which translates to MDASRIAVAGASGLIGTALVRSLTADGHEVVRLVRRRPRADDEVEWDPGRQYVDTAGLTGCDAVVNLAGAGIGDRRWTDAYKRTIRDSRVLGTATLAKAVAALDEPPRVFLNGSAMGIYGDTGERAVDESTPPGDGFLPSVCVEWEEAAAPAQEAGVRTVLARTGLVVAAKGGAWGRLFPLFKAGLGGRMGDGRQYWSYIALHDHVAAVRFLLDSESLSGPFNLTAPEPLTNREITAAMGRVLRRPMLFAVPEPVLRAALGEMAQEVLGSQRVLPTRLLESGFTFAFPGIEDAVRAARA; encoded by the coding sequence ATGGATGCTTCGCGAATCGCCGTGGCCGGTGCGTCCGGCCTCATCGGTACGGCCCTGGTGCGCTCACTGACCGCGGACGGGCACGAGGTGGTGCGGCTGGTGCGCCGCAGGCCCCGGGCGGACGACGAGGTGGAGTGGGATCCCGGACGGCAGTACGTGGACACGGCGGGACTCACCGGCTGCGACGCCGTGGTGAACCTCGCGGGCGCCGGGATCGGCGACCGCCGCTGGACCGACGCGTACAAGCGGACGATCCGCGACAGCCGGGTGCTCGGCACCGCCACGCTCGCCAAGGCCGTGGCCGCCCTCGACGAGCCGCCGCGGGTCTTCCTCAACGGCAGCGCGATGGGCATCTACGGAGACACCGGCGAGCGGGCCGTGGACGAGAGCACGCCCCCCGGGGACGGGTTCCTGCCCTCGGTGTGCGTGGAGTGGGAGGAGGCGGCGGCTCCGGCGCAGGAGGCGGGCGTACGGACCGTCCTCGCGCGCACCGGGCTGGTGGTGGCGGCGAAGGGCGGTGCCTGGGGCCGCCTCTTCCCGCTGTTCAAGGCGGGGCTCGGCGGGAGGATGGGCGACGGGCGGCAGTACTGGAGCTACATCGCGCTGCACGACCACGTGGCCGCCGTGCGGTTCCTGCTCGACTCCGAGTCGCTGTCCGGGCCCTTCAACCTGACGGCCCCGGAGCCCCTCACCAACCGCGAGATCACCGCCGCCATGGGTCGTGTCCTGCGCCGTCCCATGCTCTTCGCGGTGCCCGAGCCCGTCCTGAGGGCCGCGCTCGGCGAGATGGCCCAGGAGGTGCTGGGCAGCCAACGCGTACTGCCCACGCGGCTGTTGGAGTCGGGCTTCACCTTCGCGTTCCCCGGCATCGAGGACGCCGTCCGGGCGGCCCGGGCGTAG
- a CDS encoding GNAT family N-acetyltransferase, whose translation MPEPYIRVAVPDDEEVLALLDRATWSYLHAVRPRDQPPYEPFFNERFGPHDHLVAEVGGRVVGYVRLGYPTPLASNAHVRQIQGLAVAAEVRGQGVGRALVRAVVAQARRQGALRITLRVLGHNTPARKLYESEGFVVEGIQPGEFHLDGEYVDDVLMGRSL comes from the coding sequence ATGCCCGAGCCGTACATACGCGTCGCAGTGCCCGACGACGAAGAGGTGCTGGCCCTTCTCGACCGCGCGACCTGGTCCTATCTGCACGCGGTCAGACCCCGCGACCAGCCGCCGTACGAGCCGTTCTTCAACGAGCGCTTCGGGCCCCACGACCACCTGGTCGCTGAGGTGGGCGGGCGTGTCGTCGGCTACGTACGGCTCGGTTACCCCACTCCGCTCGCGTCCAACGCGCACGTACGGCAGATCCAGGGACTCGCCGTCGCCGCCGAGGTGCGCGGCCAAGGCGTCGGCCGGGCGCTGGTGCGCGCCGTCGTCGCTCAGGCCCGCCGCCAGGGCGCGCTCCGGATCACCCTGCGCGTCCTCGGCCACAACACACCCGCCCGCAAGCTCTACGAGTCGGAGGGCTTCGTGGTGGAGGGGATCCAGCCGGGCGAGTTCCATCTCGACGGGGAGTACGTGGACGACGTGCTCATGGGCCGCAGCCTCTGA
- a CDS encoding TetR/AcrR family transcriptional regulator — protein sequence MSTEPSRATRTPSLTERRKAATQLDIARAAAELFTERGPDGTTAEEIAVRAGVAPRTFYRYFRSKQDAVGPLLAIGGDHWRERLAGAEPGTPLPRALESAVTESLTVPHEAKAEGMRWTRGLLRAAAGDPALRAVWYRVNQESEDRLVPVVARLAGDDADPLEIRFAAAAATDAIRVALETWAESDAGLEGPGSPAELAMRCLRELTGGMRLLTEPQQD from the coding sequence GTGAGCACCGAGCCGTCCCGAGCGACCAGGACCCCGTCGCTGACCGAACGCCGCAAGGCGGCAACCCAGCTGGACATCGCCCGCGCCGCCGCCGAGCTCTTCACCGAGCGCGGTCCCGACGGCACCACGGCCGAGGAGATCGCCGTACGCGCCGGCGTCGCACCGCGCACCTTCTACCGCTACTTCCGCAGCAAGCAGGACGCCGTCGGCCCTCTGCTCGCGATCGGCGGGGACCACTGGCGCGAACGGCTCGCGGGGGCCGAGCCGGGCACGCCGCTGCCCCGGGCGCTGGAGTCGGCCGTCACCGAGTCGCTGACCGTCCCCCACGAGGCCAAGGCCGAGGGCATGCGCTGGACACGGGGTCTGCTGCGGGCCGCCGCCGGGGACCCGGCGCTGCGCGCGGTCTGGTACCGGGTGAACCAGGAGTCCGAGGACAGGCTCGTTCCCGTCGTGGCCCGGCTGGCCGGGGACGACGCCGACCCGCTGGAGATCCGCTTCGCCGCCGCGGCCGCGACGGACGCGATCAGGGTCGCCCTGGAGACCTGGGCCGAGTCGGACGCGGGCCTGGAGGGTCCCGGCTCCCCCGCGGAGCTCGCGATGCGGTGCCTGCGTGAACTGACGGGCGGTATGCGGCTGCTGACGGAGCCTCAGCAGGACTGA
- a CDS encoding MarP family serine protease gives MDLLDIMLLLVILGYAASGYRRGLVAGCVSLAGFVGGAVIGVWVLPWVMDLVETGTTAATVTAVLTVLLPAAAGHELAGRLALRLRRELDRGPLRVVDGVGGAAANTVAVLLVAWVAASVLGASASPVVTSSIRGSALLGTVQDAMPEATPAWFSRATSALTEAGFPQVFNPFENEPTASVAKPSGDSVTSAATLAAQRSTVKVEGAVGTQGREGSGFVYAPEHVMTNAHVVAGIDKPTVRVGGTGRAYEATVVLFDPEKDVAVLDVPGLKAPVLPFDNSAARGDAAVVAGYPQDGGLDLQAATVANKIKARGQNIYGSDPVTREIYSIRSTVRPGNSGGPLLTTGGKVYGVVFARSTSDAETGYVLTADEVADDAERAATASSPVDTGDLVTS, from the coding sequence GTGGACCTGCTCGACATCATGCTGTTGCTGGTCATCCTCGGCTATGCGGCGTCCGGCTACCGGCGCGGACTGGTCGCGGGCTGTGTCTCGCTGGCCGGCTTCGTGGGCGGTGCCGTCATCGGCGTGTGGGTACTGCCCTGGGTGATGGACCTGGTGGAGACGGGGACCACGGCCGCGACGGTGACGGCGGTGCTCACGGTGCTGCTGCCCGCCGCCGCGGGCCACGAACTGGCGGGGCGTCTGGCGCTGCGGCTGCGCCGCGAGCTGGACCGGGGCCCCCTGCGCGTGGTCGACGGAGTGGGCGGCGCGGCGGCGAACACGGTCGCGGTGCTGCTCGTGGCCTGGGTGGCCGCGAGCGTCCTCGGCGCGTCCGCCTCGCCCGTCGTCACCTCGTCCATCCGCGGCTCCGCACTGCTCGGCACGGTGCAGGACGCGATGCCGGAGGCCACCCCGGCCTGGTTCTCCCGGGCCACCTCGGCGCTCACGGAGGCCGGCTTCCCGCAGGTCTTCAACCCCTTCGAGAACGAGCCGACGGCCAGCGTCGCCAAGCCCTCGGGGGACAGCGTCACCTCGGCGGCCACGCTGGCCGCGCAGCGCTCCACGGTGAAGGTCGAGGGCGCGGTCGGCACCCAGGGCCGCGAGGGCAGCGGTTTCGTGTACGCGCCCGAGCACGTGATGACCAACGCCCACGTGGTGGCGGGCATCGACAAGCCGACCGTGCGCGTGGGCGGCACGGGCCGGGCCTACGAGGCGACGGTCGTCCTGTTCGACCCCGAGAAGGACGTGGCCGTGCTCGACGTACCGGGGCTCAAGGCGCCCGTGCTGCCCTTCGACAACAGCGCGGCCCGCGGCGACGCGGCCGTGGTCGCGGGCTACCCGCAGGACGGCGGCCTCGACCTCCAGGCCGCCACGGTCGCGAACAAGATCAAGGCCCGGGGCCAGAACATCTACGGCTCCGACCCGGTCACCCGCGAGATCTACTCGATCCGCTCCACGGTCCGCCCGGGCAACTCCGGCGGGCCCCTGCTGACCACCGGCGGCAAGGTCTACGGCGTCGTCTTCGCGCGTTCCACGAGCGACGCCGAGACGGGATACGTGCTGACCGCCGACGAGGTCGCGGACGACGCCGAGCGGGCGGCGACCGCCTCGTCGCCGGTGGACACGGGTGACCTCGTGACGTCCTGA
- a CDS encoding peptidoglycan recognition protein family protein yields the protein MPRRARVALACVPGLVAVAGLVLCAVGIDRTAGDAERPVVARAAAVGHKAAKPPIVPRERWLGDASYTRPPTRYADRVSAVFVHHTDSPNGYDCADAPRIIQYLYTGQAGVRHWDDIGYNFLVDRCGTIYEGRAGGADRAVVGAHTQGFNVGTTGIAALGTFTSGVPVPKAMTDAIAAVAAWKLGLTGIDPRATVRLVSTNSLSKYRAGTRGTFTAVSGHTDGYWTACPGAALMARLPEIRQHAARLQGRL from the coding sequence GTGCCCCGTCGCGCGCGTGTCGCCCTCGCCTGTGTCCCCGGTCTCGTGGCCGTCGCCGGACTGGTGCTCTGCGCCGTGGGCATCGACCGGACGGCGGGCGACGCCGAGCGCCCCGTCGTGGCGCGGGCCGCCGCGGTCGGCCACAAGGCCGCGAAGCCCCCCATCGTGCCGAGGGAACGCTGGCTGGGCGACGCCTCCTACACCCGGCCGCCCACCCGGTACGCCGACCGTGTGTCCGCCGTCTTCGTGCACCACACCGACTCGCCGAACGGGTACGACTGCGCCGACGCGCCCCGCATCATCCAGTACCTCTACACGGGGCAGGCCGGAGTCAGGCACTGGGACGACATCGGCTACAACTTCCTCGTCGACCGCTGCGGCACGATCTACGAAGGCCGGGCGGGCGGCGCCGACCGCGCCGTCGTCGGTGCCCACACCCAGGGCTTCAACGTGGGCACGACGGGCATCGCCGCGCTCGGCACCTTCACCTCGGGCGTGCCGGTCCCCAAGGCCATGACCGACGCCATAGCGGCTGTCGCCGCCTGGAAACTGGGCCTCACGGGCATCGACCCGCGCGCCACCGTGCGGCTCGTCTCCACCAACAGCCTGAGCAAGTACCGTGCGGGCACCCGAGGCACCTTCACCGCCGTCTCCGGCCACACCGACGGCTACTGGACCGCATGCCCCGGCGCCGCCCTCATGGCCAGGCTCCCCGAGATCAGACAGCACGCGGCCCGCCTCCAGGGCAGGCTCTAG
- a CDS encoding DUF4240 domain-containing protein codes for MDETEFWELVDATREAAEGDPEEQADLLVERLLQLDPEMVLDFARHFEARYNRAYTWELWGAAWILLDGASDDAFDFFRCWLIGQGRETYESAVHDPDKLADLLTDFDDEVDGDGEELGYSADEAYEQLTGTVAPDLGIAAAPPEPLGTPLDLENHSLLAERFPRLWDRFAD; via the coding sequence ATGGACGAGACGGAGTTCTGGGAGCTGGTGGACGCGACCCGCGAGGCCGCCGAGGGCGACCCCGAGGAGCAGGCCGATCTACTGGTCGAGCGGCTCCTGCAGCTGGACCCCGAGATGGTCCTGGACTTCGCCCGCCACTTCGAGGCCCGCTACAACCGCGCGTACACCTGGGAGCTGTGGGGCGCGGCCTGGATCCTGCTCGACGGGGCCAGCGACGACGCCTTCGACTTCTTCCGCTGCTGGCTGATCGGCCAGGGCCGGGAAACCTACGAGAGCGCCGTGCACGATCCGGACAAACTGGCCGACCTCCTGACGGACTTCGACGACGAGGTCGACGGGGACGGCGAGGAGCTGGGCTACTCGGCGGACGAGGCGTACGAGCAGCTCACCGGTACGGTAGCGCCCGACCTGGGTATCGCGGCGGCACCGCCGGAGCCGCTGGGCACCCCGCTCGACCTGGAGAACCACTCCCTGCTGGCGGAGCGTTTCCCACGGCTGTGGGACCGGTTCGCGGACTGA
- a CDS encoding SDR family oxidoreductase has translation MERTEEPAQGIAQPLAGRIALVAGATRGAGRAMAVELGRAGATVYVTGRTTREHVSEVGRTTETIEETGELVDAAAGVAGRGIAVPTDHLEPEQVRALVDRIDREQGRLDILVNDIWGGDVHLDWSAEKQPDMWDMDLGKGLRIMRLGIESHLVTSHCALPLLVRNPGGLLVEVTDGTEEYNRRYRKPLFYDLAKTAPIRMAYDLGEELKEHGCTAVCVTPGWLRSEAMLDTAFKVTEENWRDACENVPHFAISETPTYVGRALVALAADPDVARWNGRSLSSGGLAQEYGFTDVDGSAPDAWRYLIEVESQGRPADVTGYR, from the coding sequence ATGGAGAGAACAGAGGAACCAGCACAGGGGATCGCGCAGCCGCTCGCCGGGAGGATCGCCCTGGTGGCGGGTGCCACCCGCGGCGCCGGACGGGCCATGGCGGTCGAGCTGGGACGCGCGGGAGCCACGGTGTACGTGACCGGCCGCACGACCCGCGAGCACGTCAGCGAGGTCGGCCGGACCACCGAGACGATCGAGGAGACGGGCGAACTGGTCGACGCGGCCGCCGGTGTCGCCGGCCGCGGGATCGCCGTACCGACGGACCACCTCGAACCGGAGCAGGTGCGCGCGCTCGTCGACCGGATCGACCGCGAGCAGGGCCGGCTCGACATCCTCGTCAACGACATCTGGGGCGGAGACGTCCACCTCGACTGGTCGGCGGAGAAGCAGCCCGACATGTGGGACATGGACCTCGGCAAGGGGCTGCGGATCATGCGTCTCGGCATCGAGTCGCACCTCGTCACCAGTCACTGCGCGCTGCCGCTGCTCGTCCGCAATCCCGGCGGGCTGCTCGTCGAGGTCACCGACGGCACCGAGGAGTACAACCGGCGCTACCGCAAACCGCTGTTCTACGACCTCGCCAAGACGGCCCCGATCCGCATGGCGTACGACCTGGGGGAGGAGCTGAAGGAGCACGGCTGCACGGCGGTCTGCGTCACTCCGGGCTGGCTGCGCTCCGAGGCCATGCTCGACACCGCCTTCAAGGTCACCGAGGAGAACTGGCGGGACGCCTGCGAGAACGTCCCGCACTTCGCGATCTCCGAGACGCCCACGTACGTCGGCCGGGCCCTGGTCGCGCTCGCCGCCGACCCCGACGTGGCCCGCTGGAACGGGCGGTCGCTGTCGAGTGGCGGCCTCGCCCAGGAGTACGGCTTCACGGACGTCGACGGCTCGGCGCCCGACGCGTGGCGCTACCTCATCGAGGTGGAGTCGCAGGGCAGGCCGGCGGACGTGACCGGCTACCGGTAG
- a CDS encoding helix-turn-helix transcriptional regulator, whose protein sequence is MRAARLIKMVLLLQSRPSMTAAELARELEVSERTITRDAQALSEAGVPVYADRGRVGGYRLIGGYRTRLTGLARSEAEALFLSGVPGALREMGLEDAASAARLKVSAALLPSLKDASRTASQRFHLDAPAWFAEPKPPELLPSIAEAVWDDLRVTARYRRQEADVERELEPYGLVLKAGVWYVCARVTESGSFRVYRIDRFTAVEPGSERFDRDESFDLPGFWAERAAQFARSLLRATIVVRLTEAGARRLKHTVDPVSAQEALAEAGPPDDRGRITLTLPVESYDVAYTQLLSLGPEVEILEPSGLRRRFAEAAARTAVYYDEQG, encoded by the coding sequence ATGCGTGCTGCCCGGCTCATCAAGATGGTGTTGCTGCTCCAGTCCCGGCCGTCGATGACGGCCGCCGAGCTCGCCCGGGAGCTGGAGGTGTCGGAGCGCACGATCACCCGGGACGCGCAGGCCCTCTCGGAGGCCGGCGTCCCGGTGTACGCGGACCGGGGCCGGGTGGGCGGCTACCGGCTGATCGGCGGGTACCGGACGAGGCTCACCGGTCTCGCCAGGAGCGAGGCCGAGGCCCTGTTCCTCTCCGGGGTGCCGGGCGCACTCCGCGAGATGGGCCTGGAGGACGCGGCTTCCGCCGCCCGGCTGAAGGTGTCCGCCGCCCTGCTGCCCTCCCTCAAGGACGCCTCCCGGACGGCGTCCCAGCGCTTCCATCTGGACGCGCCCGCCTGGTTCGCCGAACCGAAGCCCCCCGAGCTGCTGCCGTCGATCGCCGAGGCGGTCTGGGACGACCTGCGGGTCACCGCGCGCTACCGACGCCAGGAGGCCGACGTGGAGCGCGAGTTGGAGCCGTACGGTCTCGTGCTGAAGGCGGGCGTCTGGTACGTGTGCGCCCGGGTCACCGAGTCCGGTTCCTTCCGCGTGTACCGCATCGACCGGTTCACGGCGGTCGAGCCCGGCAGCGAGCGCTTCGACCGCGACGAGTCGTTCGACCTGCCGGGTTTCTGGGCGGAGCGGGCCGCGCAGTTCGCCCGCTCTCTCCTGCGGGCGACGATCGTGGTGCGTCTCACCGAGGCGGGCGCACGGCGGCTGAAACACACCGTCGACCCGGTCTCGGCGCAGGAGGCCCTGGCCGAGGCGGGCCCGCCCGACGACAGGGGCCGGATCACGCTTACGCTGCCCGTCGAGTCGTACGACGTCGCGTACACCCAGCTGCTCTCCCTCGGCCCCGAGGTGGAGATCCTGGAGCCGTCCGGGCTCAGGCGGCGTTTCGCCGAGGCGGCGGCCCGGACGGCCGTGTACTACGACGAGCAGGGCTGA